In the [Clostridium] colinum genome, one interval contains:
- the rimI gene encoding ribosomal protein S18-alanine N-acetyltransferase, producing MIHILKMTTEHIKDVHKIEEDCFSIPWSEKSFYDDLTKNKMAIYIVAQKDNEIIGYGGMWHVINEGHITNVAVKKEHRGKGVGDKIINSLIDIAKEKEMIGITLEVRVSNKIAQSIYKKNGFVMEGIRKEYYDDNREDAIVMWKHL from the coding sequence ATGATACATATTTTAAAAATGACAACAGAACATATAAAAGATGTACATAAAATAGAGGAAGATTGCTTTTCTATACCTTGGAGTGAAAAATCTTTTTATGACGATCTTACTAAAAATAAAATGGCTATTTATATAGTAGCACAAAAAGATAATGAAATAATAGGATATGGCGGTATGTGGCACGTTATAAACGAAGGACATATCACAAATGTGGCCGTAAAAAAGGAACATAGAGGAAAAGGTGTAGGAGATAAAATAATAAATTCTCTTATAGATATAGCCAAGGAAAAAGAAATGATAGGTATAACACTTGAAGTTAGAGTAAGCAATAAAATAGCACAATCTATATATAAAAAAAATGGATTTGTTATGGAAGGTATAAGAAAAGAATATTATGATGATAACAGAGAAGATGCTATTGTTATGTGGAAACATTTATAA
- the tsaB gene encoding tRNA (adenosine(37)-N6)-threonylcarbamoyltransferase complex dimerization subunit type 1 TsaB — protein sequence MNILAIDTSGIVASVAIGNDEKILGEINLNYKQNHSVTIMPIIDNLLKMLDMDISDIDYFAFSRGPGSFTGLRIGAATIKAMAHTLDKKIIPISTLEAMAYNILDTNRFIVPIIDAKAERVFTAIYENNKGLLEPILKEEATTIRELLQYIVDNNIEPVFLGDGAIAYKNIIKEYFEEDSFAPISLNMQRASSLVSLAILYEKENKYVDYNNLEIEYLRKPQAQRELEERENK from the coding sequence ATGAATATACTAGCTATTGATACAAGCGGGATAGTAGCATCAGTTGCTATTGGAAATGATGAAAAAATATTAGGTGAAATAAATTTAAATTATAAACAAAACCATTCTGTAACGATTATGCCTATAATAGATAATCTTTTAAAAATGTTAGATATGGACATAAGTGATATAGACTATTTTGCTTTTTCAAGAGGACCGGGGTCTTTTACAGGTCTTAGGATAGGAGCCGCTACTATAAAAGCTATGGCACATACACTTGATAAAAAGATTATCCCTATATCAACATTAGAAGCTATGGCTTATAATATATTAGATACTAATAGATTTATTGTACCTATTATAGATGCTAAGGCAGAGAGAGTTTTTACTGCTATATATGAAAACAATAAAGGTTTATTAGAGCCTATTTTAAAAGAAGAAGCAACAACTATAAGAGAACTTTTACAATATATAGTAGATAATAATATAGAACCAGTATTTTTAGGAGATGGAGCTATAGCTTATAAAAATATTATAAAAGAATATTTTGAAGAAGATAGTTTTGCTCCTATATCTTTAAATATGCAAAGAGCAAGCTCTTTAGTAAGCCTTGCTATTTTATATGAAAAAGAGAATAAATATGTAGATTATAATAATTTAGAGATAGAATACCTTAGAAAACCACAAGCACAAAGAGAGCTAGAAGAAAGGGAAAACAAATAA
- the tsaE gene encoding tRNA (adenosine(37)-N6)-threonylcarbamoyltransferase complex ATPase subunit type 1 TsaE, giving the protein MKIEVFSEKETKNIAYNMAKEAKQGDIYCLCGDLGTGKTQFSKGFSKGLLIDEDITSPTFTIVNEYSQGRLPFYHFDVYRINDIEELYDIGYEEYFFGKGVCLVEWAELIKDIIPRNAIWIKISKNLEKGEDYRIIEVIKNEYTSY; this is encoded by the coding sequence ATGAAAATAGAAGTTTTTTCTGAAAAAGAAACAAAAAACATAGCATATAATATGGCTAAAGAAGCTAAACAAGGTGATATATATTGCCTTTGTGGTGATTTAGGCACTGGTAAAACACAATTTAGTAAAGGATTTTCTAAAGGGCTTTTAATAGATGAGGATATTACAAGCCCTACATTTACTATTGTAAATGAATATAGTCAAGGAAGGTTACCATTTTATCATTTTGATGTGTATAGAATAAACGATATTGAAGAATTATACGACATAGGGTATGAAGAATATTTTTTTGGAAAAGGAGTTTGTCTTGTTGAATGGGCAGAGCTTATAAAAGATATTATACCTAGAAATGCTATATGGATAAAAATATCTAAAAATCTTGAAAAAGGAGAAGATTATAGAATAATAGAGGTGATTAAAAATGAATATACTAGCTATTGA
- a CDS encoding alpha/beta hydrolase, which translates to MKKIKHKGLIYFLCIAIVLFFREMYFAVAYLYNICLSRTNKVAMMKLLDIKKETKIVLDDFEEEKDKIEKWLQNTLVKGLKIKSFKKTTLFAEWFINSGNKWVIVLHGYGANGRLMYYVARRFHKKGYNVLVPDLRGHGISGGNYVGMGWHDRLDVINWIKEIIKIDKNAKIVLYGVSMGASSILMASGEKLPKNVKCIISDCAFTSAYDIFKHQLKNSKKVPVLPFMYIINILCKIKNGYSLKKASAINQIKKNKLPIFFIHGAIDNFVPTHMVFDLYKSANCEKELMIVNNAGHTVSEMVERKIYWRRVSLFLDKYC; encoded by the coding sequence TTGAAAAAAATAAAACATAAAGGTTTAATATATTTTTTATGTATAGCTATAGTATTATTTTTTAGAGAAATGTATTTTGCAGTAGCATATTTATATAACATATGCTTATCACGAACTAATAAAGTTGCTATGATGAAGTTATTAGATATAAAAAAGGAAACAAAAATTGTTTTAGATGATTTTGAAGAAGAAAAAGATAAAATAGAAAAATGGTTACAAAATACATTAGTTAAAGGATTAAAGATAAAGAGTTTTAAAAAGACAACATTATTTGCTGAATGGTTTATTAATAGTGGAAACAAATGGGTTATTGTTTTACACGGATACGGTGCTAACGGAAGACTTATGTATTATGTAGCTAGAAGATTTCATAAAAAAGGATATAATGTTTTAGTACCAGATTTAAGAGGACATGGTATTAGCGGTGGCAATTATGTTGGTATGGGTTGGCACGATAGATTAGATGTTATTAATTGGATAAAAGAAATTATAAAAATAGATAAAAATGCTAAAATAGTATTATATGGAGTTTCTATGGGAGCTAGCAGTATACTTATGGCTTCTGGAGAAAAGCTACCTAAAAATGTAAAATGTATTATATCAGATTGTGCTTTTACTTCGGCTTATGATATTTTCAAACATCAGCTAAAAAACTCTAAAAAAGTTCCTGTTTTACCTTTTATGTATATAATAAATATTTTATGTAAAATAAAAAATGGATATTCTTTAAAAAAGGCTTCGGCTATAAACCAAATAAAGAAAAACAAACTACCTATATTTTTTATACACGGAGCAATAGACAATTTTGTTCCTACACATATGGTTTTTGATTTATATAAATCGGCTAATTGTGAAAAAGAATTAATGATTGTAAATAACGCAGGCCATACTGTTTCTGAAATGGTAGAAAGAAAAATATACTGGCGTAGAGTATCATTATTTTTGGACAAATATTGTTAA
- the murA gene encoding UDP-N-acetylglucosamine 1-carboxyvinyltransferase encodes MEKFLVEQSLNIKGDVYIEGAKNSCLPILAASILSNGKITIKRVPFLSDVNVMCSLLEDLGIGLKKDIKNKSLDIDTSNIFNKDICYELVKKIRASFLLAGPLLARFGKVSIQMPGGCAIGVRPIDLHLKGFKALGADITQEHGIIEIEAKKGLIGTEIYLDFPSVGATENIIMASVLAKGETTISNCATEPEIVDLIDFLNKMGAEIEGGGTETIKIKGVDNLNNCTHTIIPDRIEAGTFLVLGAATRGEINILDINCEHLKAVTSKLKEINVEIEEKDNKIKVFGKNIFKNVDIKTMPYPGFPTDMQPQFMSFMCINKGTSIINETIFENRFMHVSELGLMGANIKVEGNSAIINGVDKITGSKVKATDLRAGAALIIAGLCAEGMTEISDIYHIERGYYNIEEKIKNIGGKIRKIKDN; translated from the coding sequence ATGGAAAAATTTTTAGTAGAACAAAGTTTAAACATAAAAGGGGATGTATATATAGAAGGAGCTAAAAATTCTTGTTTACCTATATTAGCAGCATCTATACTATCAAATGGAAAAATAACTATAAAAAGAGTTCCTTTTTTATCAGATGTAAATGTAATGTGTAGCTTATTAGAAGATTTGGGTATAGGTTTAAAAAAAGATATAAAAAATAAAAGCTTAGATATAGATACAAGCAATATATTTAATAAAGATATTTGTTATGAGCTTGTAAAAAAGATTAGAGCTTCTTTTTTGTTAGCAGGACCTTTACTTGCTAGATTTGGTAAAGTATCTATACAAATGCCTGGAGGTTGTGCTATAGGCGTTAGACCTATTGATTTACATTTAAAAGGGTTTAAAGCTTTAGGAGCAGATATTACACAGGAGCATGGTATAATAGAAATAGAGGCAAAAAAAGGTCTTATTGGTACAGAAATATATTTAGATTTTCCTAGTGTTGGTGCAACAGAAAATATAATAATGGCAAGTGTATTGGCAAAGGGAGAAACTACAATATCTAATTGTGCAACAGAACCAGAGATTGTAGATTTAATAGATTTTTTAAATAAGATGGGTGCAGAAATAGAGGGTGGAGGAACAGAAACTATAAAAATAAAAGGAGTAGATAACCTTAATAATTGTACCCACACAATAATACCAGATAGAATAGAAGCTGGTACATTTTTAGTGTTAGGAGCAGCAACAAGAGGAGAAATTAATATTTTAGACATTAATTGTGAACACTTAAAAGCAGTAACATCTAAGCTAAAAGAAATAAATGTGGAAATAGAAGAAAAAGATAATAAAATAAAAGTTTTTGGTAAAAATATATTTAAAAATGTAGATATAAAAACTATGCCGTATCCAGGGTTTCCAACAGATATGCAACCACAATTTATGAGTTTTATGTGTATTAATAAAGGTACAAGTATTATAAATGAAACAATTTTTGAAAATAGATTTATGCACGTTTCTGAGCTAGGGCTTATGGGGGCTAATATTAAAGTAGAAGGTAATAGTGCAATAATAAATGGTGTAGATAAAATAACAGGCTCTAAAGTAAAAGCAACAGATTTAAGAGCAGGGGCTGCACTTATTATAGCAGGGTTATGTGCAGAAGGTATGACAGAAATAAGTGATATATATCATATAGAAAGAGGATATTACAATATAGAAGAAAAAATTAAAAATATAGGAGGTAAAATAAGAAAAATAAAAGATAACTAA
- a CDS encoding MATE family efflux transporter, translated as MTDAIKFAMIWSIIIGTTIFLVTFIFAEPIVKIFLSNPPEVVDYGSYFIKASMFPCTILGIQFILMSTFQALGKGGAALTVSLCRQGFAFVPAIIIGNMFFGLNGVVWAQPFADIFSVFVACTLYIFLSKKINLKN; from the coding sequence ATGACTGACGCTATAAAATTTGCTATGATATGGTCTATAATTATTGGTACTACTATATTTTTAGTAACATTTATATTTGCAGAACCTATAGTAAAGATATTTTTAAGTAACCCACCAGAAGTTGTAGATTATGGTTCATATTTTATAAAAGCTAGTATGTTTCCTTGCACAATACTTGGTATACAATTTATACTTATGTCTACATTTCAAGCTTTGGGTAAAGGTGGTGCTGCTCTTACCGTTTCTCTTTGTAGGCAAGGGTTTGCATTTGTACCTGCCATAATAATAGGTAATATGTTTTTTGGCTTAAATGGTGTTGTTTGGGCACAGCCTTTTGCTGATATATTTTCTGTTTTTGTAGCTTGTACATTATATATCTTTTTATCAAAAAAAATAAACTTAAAAAATTAA
- the spoIIID gene encoding sporulation transcriptional regulator SpoIIID, translating to MKPYIEQRAVDVANFIINKNATVRETAKKFGISKSTVHKDVTERLLAINPNLANKAKKVLDLNKSERHIRGGLATKEKYLSKGVGIYIK from the coding sequence TTGAAACCTTATATTGAGCAAAGAGCCGTTGATGTGGCTAATTTTATTATAAATAAAAATGCAACTGTTAGAGAAACGGCTAAAAAATTTGGTATTAGTAAAAGTACTGTACATAAAGATGTTACAGAACGATTGTTAGCTATAAATCCAAACCTTGCTAATAAAGCTAAAAAGGTTTTAGATCTTAATAAGTCTGAAAGACATATAAGAGGTGGATTGGCAACTAAAGAAAAATATTTATCAAAAGGTGTTGGTATATATATAAAATAG
- the mngB gene encoding mannosylglycerate hydrolase: MKKVHIVPHMHWDREWYFSTEESRILLINNMEEILHMLENNDDYPFYVLDGQTAILEDYFAVKPENKERIKKLVQKGKLIIGPWYTQTDEMVVGGESIVRNLLYGIKDCEEFGDYMKIGYLPDSFGQTSQLPQILNGFDIKYTMFWRGCSERKGTNKTEFYWQSDDGSKVLAQILPLGYAIGKYLPLEEEHLKARMDKYFPVLEKGATTKNLILPNGHDQMPIQKNIFEVIEKLKKCYPDKEFFLSRYENIFNELEKNENLDTISREFLDGKYMRVHRSIFSTRMDIKALNARIESKITNILEPLATLAYSLGVEYHHGLIELIWKEIMKNHAHDSIGCCCSDKVHYEILNRFILAEEKTDRLIDFYKRKITDAMGLDITLDKLVVFNLLPYKRKEKVRATVITKMKKFMLYDENNKYLDFDVIYKEEIDAGIIDRQIVHYGDYEPFMEYTLEFLDEIPAMGYKCYFIEQSENMNENQYEQYTEVDNDFYNITVNKNGTLKIYDKKLDKIFDNVLLIENGADAGDEYDFSPLANEKLIFNKNVKAKSEITKNRFNNTIKISYKLDVPSDIESRKKGDLNSYINFDIVVDIPNDKPLIDVKFDITNNAKDQRTRVYIPTNIAAKFSISDNQFGYIKRDVVDDAINVWEKENWSERPDAIYPMLTFVGVCNENSGIAIFTNSTREFEIVGDKYDTIAITLFRSVGFLGKEELVRRPGRPSGIKLPTPDSQMIGNIKINFAITTHKGGTFEAKIPAFAKEYLTPLVTYNKMPYNAMKLNQPEINTPYSFSLFEADNKDLVLSIVKKAEKEDKVIVRMYNPNEKINNTNLVFNKSIKLAEEVNLNEKYIKKAEIKDNIICVECNKNKLKNISVKF, translated from the coding sequence ATGAAAAAAGTACACATAGTTCCACATATGCATTGGGATAGAGAATGGTATTTTTCTACAGAAGAGTCTAGAATTTTACTTATAAATAATATGGAAGAAATTTTACATATGCTAGAGAATAATGATGATTATCCTTTTTATGTATTAGACGGTCAAACGGCAATTTTAGAAGATTATTTTGCTGTTAAGCCTGAAAATAAAGAGAGGATAAAAAAACTTGTTCAAAAAGGTAAATTAATAATAGGACCTTGGTATACACAAACAGATGAAATGGTAGTAGGTGGAGAGTCTATTGTAAGAAATTTATTATATGGTATAAAAGATTGTGAAGAGTTTGGTGATTATATGAAAATAGGTTATTTGCCAGATTCTTTTGGGCAAACATCACAATTACCTCAAATATTAAATGGGTTTGATATAAAATATACTATGTTTTGGCGTGGTTGTTCTGAAAGAAAAGGAACTAATAAAACAGAATTTTATTGGCAATCAGATGATGGGTCTAAAGTGTTAGCACAGATTTTACCTTTAGGATATGCAATAGGTAAATATTTGCCATTAGAAGAAGAACATCTTAAAGCTAGAATGGATAAATATTTTCCTGTTCTTGAAAAAGGGGCAACTACAAAAAATTTAATATTGCCTAATGGGCACGACCAAATGCCTATACAAAAAAATATATTTGAAGTTATAGAAAAGCTTAAAAAATGTTATCCAGATAAAGAATTTTTCTTAAGTAGGTATGAAAATATATTTAACGAACTTGAAAAAAATGAAAATTTAGACACAATAAGTAGAGAATTTTTAGATGGCAAATATATGAGAGTGCATAGAAGTATTTTTTCTACAAGAATGGATATAAAAGCCCTAAATGCTAGGATAGAATCTAAAATAACTAACATTTTAGAGCCACTTGCAACACTTGCTTATAGCTTAGGGGTTGAATATCATCACGGTCTTATAGAGCTTATATGGAAAGAAATAATGAAAAATCATGCACATGATAGTATTGGTTGTTGTTGTTCTGATAAGGTTCATTATGAAATTTTAAATAGATTTATATTGGCTGAAGAAAAAACAGATAGATTAATAGATTTTTATAAAAGAAAAATAACAGATGCTATGGGCTTAGATATAACTCTTGATAAATTAGTAGTATTTAATTTATTGCCATATAAAAGAAAAGAAAAAGTAAGAGCTACTGTTATAACAAAAATGAAAAAATTTATGCTTTATGATGAAAACAATAAATATTTAGATTTTGACGTTATATATAAAGAGGAAATAGATGCAGGTATTATTGACAGACAAATAGTACATTATGGTGATTATGAACCATTTATGGAATATACATTAGAGTTTTTAGATGAAATACCGGCTATGGGATATAAGTGTTATTTTATAGAACAAAGTGAAAATATGAACGAAAATCAATATGAACAATATACAGAAGTAGATAATGATTTTTATAACATAACAGTAAATAAAAATGGTACATTAAAAATATATGATAAAAAATTAGATAAAATATTTGATAACGTATTACTTATAGAAAATGGAGCAGATGCAGGAGATGAATATGATTTTTCACCACTGGCTAATGAAAAACTTATTTTTAATAAAAATGTTAAAGCAAAATCAGAAATAACAAAAAATAGATTTAATAATACAATAAAAATAAGTTATAAGCTAGATGTTCCTAGTGATATAGAAAGTAGGAAAAAGGGTGATTTAAATAGCTATATAAATTTTGATATAGTAGTAGATATACCTAATGATAAACCTTTAATTGATGTAAAATTTGATATAACAAATAATGCAAAAGACCAAAGAACAAGAGTTTATATACCAACTAATATAGCAGCTAAATTTTCTATATCAGATAATCAGTTTGGATATATAAAAAGAGATGTAGTAGATGATGCTATAAATGTATGGGAAAAGGAAAACTGGAGTGAAAGACCAGATGCTATTTATCCTATGCTTACATTTGTTGGAGTTTGTAATGAAAACAGTGGCATAGCTATTTTTACAAATAGTACAAGAGAATTTGAAATAGTGGGGGATAAATATGACACAATAGCAATAACATTATTTAGAAGTGTTGGATTTTTAGGTAAAGAAGAATTAGTAAGACGTCCTGGTAGACCATCTGGTATAAAATTGCCTACACCAGATTCTCAAATGATAGGCAATATAAAAATAAATTTTGCAATTACAACACATAAAGGCGGTACATTTGAAGCTAAAATACCTGCATTTGCTAAAGAATATTTAACACCTTTAGTAACGTACAATAAAATGCCATATAATGCTATGAAATTAAATCAACCTGAAATTAATACACCTTATAGTTTTAGCTTGTTTGAAGCAGATAATAAAGACTTAGTATTAAGTATTGTTAAAAAAGCAGAAAAAGAAGATAAAGTTATAGTAAGAATGTATAATCCAAATGAAAAAATAAATAATACAAATTTAGTATTTAATAAAAGTATAAAATTAGCAGAAGAAGTTAATTTAAATGAAAAATATATTAAAAAAGCAGAAATTAAAGATAATATTATTTGTGTTGAATGTAATAAAAATAAACTTAAAAATATATCTGTAAAATTTTAA
- the mngA gene encoding PTS 2-O-a-mannosyl-D-glycerate transporter subunit IIABC, with protein sequence MRLSDITNENLVFINQKIKTKKEAIEFLVNKLDESGKLHSKEEYLKAVLHRETLSPTGFEGGLAIPHGKSNAVKEASFAVMTVDGAIDDWESLDPNNCVNLIFLLAIPESEAGDTHLRVLSELVTRLSNENYKNNLLKSKTPKELYEKIDEDKKEEVVENIQKLNKTILAITACPAGIAHTYMAADALVKAGKKLGVDVYVEKQGANGIEDQHTPDLIKKADAIIYATDVAPKNTERFNHLPSLKTAVAQPLKRGEELIKEVLEIAEKQGKGEYIETTNIEETNKSSFKKDIKSAILTGASYIIPIIVAGGMILAAAVLISQAFGLQELYNQEGSWLWQLRKLSGGMLGTLMTPVLVAYMSYSLAEKPGLGPGFAAGIAADLIGSGFLGGMVGGLVAGYTIRLLKKYIPAKGTLAGFVSFWVYPVFGSLIVGCIMLFLIGKPIAFLNNSLIDWLNGLTGVNAIILGAIIGAMVSFDLGGPINKAAYTFAIGSIASGNFVPYAVFASVKMVSAFGITFATLFNKKIFTDSEKEIGKQTWILGLAGITEGAIPFMIEDPIRVIPSLVTGSAVTGAIVAYFNIGLQVPGAGIFSLALLESNMSTLLEASIWFFSAVIGAIISAILLIITRKQKMKKITQ encoded by the coding sequence ATGAGGTTAAGTGATATTACAAATGAAAATCTTGTATTTATTAACCAAAAAATTAAAACTAAAAAAGAAGCTATAGAATTTTTGGTTAATAAGCTAGATGAAAGCGGAAAATTACATTCTAAAGAAGAATATCTAAAGGCAGTATTACACAGAGAAACTCTTTCACCAACAGGGTTTGAAGGTGGACTGGCAATACCTCACGGCAAATCCAATGCAGTAAAAGAAGCATCTTTTGCTGTTATGACAGTTGATGGAGCTATTGATGATTGGGAAAGTCTAGACCCAAATAATTGTGTAAATTTAATATTTTTACTTGCTATACCAGAAAGTGAAGCAGGTGATACACATCTTAGAGTTTTATCAGAGCTTGTAACAAGGCTATCTAATGAAAACTATAAAAATAATTTATTAAAATCCAAAACTCCAAAAGAATTATATGAAAAAATAGATGAAGATAAAAAAGAAGAAGTTGTAGAAAATATACAAAAGCTAAATAAAACAATACTTGCTATAACAGCTTGCCCTGCTGGTATTGCACATACTTATATGGCGGCAGATGCTCTTGTAAAAGCAGGAAAAAAATTAGGAGTAGATGTTTATGTAGAAAAGCAAGGTGCAAATGGAATAGAAGACCAACATACTCCAGATTTAATAAAAAAAGCAGATGCAATAATATATGCAACAGATGTAGCACCAAAAAATACAGAAAGATTTAATCATCTTCCTAGCCTTAAAACAGCAGTTGCACAACCTTTAAAAAGAGGCGAAGAGCTTATAAAAGAAGTCTTAGAAATAGCAGAAAAACAAGGTAAAGGAGAATATATAGAAACAACAAATATAGAAGAAACAAATAAATCATCTTTTAAAAAAGACATAAAATCGGCAATACTTACAGGTGCATCCTATATAATACCTATAATAGTAGCAGGTGGGATGATACTTGCAGCGGCAGTTTTAATATCTCAAGCTTTTGGGCTACAAGAGTTATATAACCAAGAAGGTTCTTGGCTTTGGCAACTTAGAAAGCTATCTGGTGGTATGTTAGGCACATTAATGACACCAGTACTTGTAGCTTATATGTCATATTCTTTAGCAGAAAAACCTGGGCTTGGACCTGGATTTGCAGCTGGTATAGCCGCAGATTTAATAGGAAGCGGTTTCCTTGGAGGTATGGTTGGCGGTTTAGTAGCAGGTTATACAATTAGGCTATTAAAAAAATATATACCAGCAAAAGGTACTCTTGCAGGATTTGTTAGTTTTTGGGTTTATCCTGTTTTTGGCTCACTTATAGTAGGATGTATAATGTTATTTTTAATAGGAAAACCTATTGCATTTTTAAATAATTCTTTAATAGACTGGTTAAATGGGTTAACAGGTGTTAATGCAATAATTTTAGGAGCTATTATTGGAGCTATGGTTTCTTTTGACTTGGGAGGACCTATAAATAAAGCGGCTTATACATTTGCTATTGGCTCTATTGCAAGTGGTAATTTTGTTCCTTATGCAGTTTTTGCATCTGTAAAAATGGTTTCTGCTTTTGGTATTACATTTGCAACTCTTTTTAATAAAAAAATATTTACTGATTCTGAAAAAGAAATTGGTAAACAAACGTGGATATTAGGTCTTGCAGGTATAACAGAAGGTGCAATACCTTTTATGATAGAAGACCCTATAAGAGTTATACCATCGTTAGTTACAGGGTCTGCCGTTACAGGAGCTATTGTTGCATATTTTAACATTGGGCTTCAAGTTCCAGGTGCTGGTATATTTTCTTTAGCACTTTTAGAAAGTAATATGTCTACTTTATTAGAAGCTTCTATATGGTTTTTTTCAGCAGTAATAGGTGCAATAATATCAGCGATATTATTAATAATAACTAGAAAACAAAAAATGAAAAAAATTACACAATAA
- a CDS encoding MurR/RpiR family transcriptional regulator, which translates to MVFEDRIQKYKNKLNNTENIIVDYILKNKNEVCKLTVKELASKLYLAPNSIMRFCKKLNYTGFSEMKILLKEEIDKRYIRTKNNSLEDSIFNTINLIDKDIIEKTAYLLKKSKEIIIYGKGQNILIAEIFYKELKIVLNSVLFFNQRHELIYKIHELNKNATIFLISQSGETQELIEIAQIAKQKECNIISLTNIGKNTLQTMSDINLYCYSQIISLNNYEIQNNISFLIILRAILEKVILIV; encoded by the coding sequence ATGGTATTTGAAGATAGAATACAAAAATACAAAAATAAACTTAATAACACAGAAAATATAATTGTGGACTATATATTAAAAAATAAAAATGAAGTTTGTAAATTGACGGTAAAAGAGCTTGCATCAAAATTATATTTAGCACCCAATAGTATTATGCGATTTTGTAAAAAGTTAAATTATACTGGTTTTTCTGAAATGAAAATATTATTAAAAGAAGAAATAGACAAAAGATATATAAGAACAAAAAATAATAGTCTAGAAGATAGTATTTTTAACACAATAAACCTAATAGATAAAGATATAATTGAAAAAACAGCATATTTATTAAAAAAATCTAAAGAAATAATTATATATGGTAAAGGTCAAAATATTTTAATAGCAGAAATTTTTTACAAAGAGTTAAAAATAGTATTAAATAGTGTATTATTTTTTAATCAAAGACATGAATTAATATATAAGATACACGAATTAAATAAAAATGCAACTATTTTTCTTATAAGTCAAAGCGGAGAAACACAAGAGTTAATAGAAATTGCACAAATTGCAAAGCAAAAAGAATGTAACATAATATCATTAACTAATATTGGTAAAAATACTTTACAAACTATGTCAGATATAAATTTATATTGTTATTCACAAATCATAAGTTTAAATAATTATGAAATACAGAACAATATTTCTTTTCTTATCATATTAAGAGCTATATTAGAAAAGGTTATATTAATTGTGTAA